Part of the Streptomyces sp. NBC_01460 genome, CCAGCGGGCCCAGACCGCCCGGGTGCTGATCGAGACGACCGGACTCCCCATGGCCGAGGTCGCGTTCGCGGCCGGGTTCTCGTCCGTCCGCACCTTCAACGACACCGTGCGGGAGGTCTTCGCCCATGCCCCCGGCGAGCTGCGCGCCCGCGCGGCACGCGGCGCCCGGCTGCCGGGCACCACCGCCCCCGGGATCATCACCCTGCGGCTGCCCTACCGGGCCCCGCTCACTCCAAGCAACCTCTTCGGTCATCTGGCCGCGACCGCCGTCCCCGGTGTCGAGGAATGGCGTGAAGGCGCCTACCGCCGCACCCTCACCCTCCCGCACGGCCACGGCATCGTGGCACTGGCCCCGAGGGCCGGCCACATCGACTGCCGGCTCTCGCTCACCGACCCCCGCGACCTCACCCAGGCGATCAGCCGCTGCCGCAGACTCCTCGACCTGGACGCCGACCCGGTGGCCGTGGACGAGGAGCTGCGCGCGGACCCGCTGCTCGCCCCCCTGGTCGACGCGGCCCCCGGGCGGCGGGTCCCGCGGACGGTCGACGCGGCGGAGTTCGCCGTACGCGCGGTGCTCGGCCAGCAGGTCTCCACGGCCGCCGCCCGCACGCACGCGGCCCGCCTGGTCCGTGCCCACGGGGTGCCGGTCGAGGACCCCGAGGGCGGTCTGACCCACCTCTTCCCCACCTCCGGGGCACTGGCCGGACTCGACCCCGGGACGCTCGCCCTGCCGCGCAGCCGCCGCGCCACGCTCACCGGCCTCGTGAGCGCGCTCGCCGACGGGTCCCTGCACCTGGGGGAGGGAGCCGACTGGGAGAGGAGCCGTGCGGAACTGGCCGCGCTGCCCGGCTTCGGCCCCTGGACGGTCGAGGTCGTCGCCATGCGGGCCCTCGGTGACCCGGACGCCTTCCTCCCCACCGACCTGGGGATCCGCAGGGCGGCCGAACAGCTCGGCCTCCCGGCGACCCCCGCGGCGCTCACCGCACGCGCCGCCCGCTGGCGGCCGTGGCGCGCGTACGCCGTGCAGTACCTGTGGACCGTCGACGACCACCCCATCAACCACCTGCCCGCGTGAGGGCGTGAAGGCGAGAACCATGACCACCGCATCCACGGTGACCAGGCAGCACACGGTCATCGACAGCCCGTACGGGGATCTCACCCTGGTCGCGACGGACGGAGTGCTGTCCGGCCTGTACATGACCGGGCAACGGCACCGCCCGGCCGAGGAGACCTTCGGCGTACCGGACCCGGGGCCCTTCCTGGAGGCCGCCCGCCAGCTCGACGCCTACTTCGCGGGCGGGCTGACGGAATTCGACCTGCCGCTGCGCCTGGAGGGCACCCCCTTCCAGCGCGGCGTCTGGGCCGAGCTCGTACGGATCCCGTACGGCGAGACCCGCTCCTACGGCGAACTGGCCGACCGCCTCGGGAAGCCCGGCGCCTCCCGTGCGGTGGGCCTGGCGAACGGCAGGAACCCGGTGGGGATCATCGTCCCCTGCCACCGCGTCGTCGGAGCCTCGGGGAGCCTGACCGGGTACGGCGGCGGGCTGGACCGCAAGCAGCGGCTCCTGTCCTTCGAGCGGGGTACGGAGGACGAGGTGCCCGCCCTGTTCTGAGCGGGGGCGGACGGGGCCGGACACCCGCCCCGTCCGGCGGACCGCCGTCGGCTCAGCCCGTGAAGATCTCGACGACCGACCAGATCGCGAGGCCGAGCATGCAGACACCGCCGATGCGCTGCACCGTCTTCAGCGGCACCCGCTTGGCGATGAACCGTCCCGCCAGGAGGGCCAGCGCGGACACCGACATCAGGGCGATGGCCGAACCGATCGCCGTCGACCAGGCGCCGTTGCTCGCGGCGAGGTTCGCGGTGGTGATCTGGGTCAGGTCGCCCCACTCGCTGATGAAGACCGCCATGAAGGCGGTCGAGTAGACCGGCCAGAAGCCGGTGACGGTCTTGACCTCCTCGTCCTCGTCGTCGTCCCCGCCACCGCTGCGCAGCAGCATGAACGCGCCGAACGCGAAGAGGACGGCGGAGACCAGCTTGACGATCCAGTCGGGGAGCAGGCCGATCAGCCCGCCCGCCCCGACCGCGATGGCGACGTGCACGATGAACGCGGACGACGTACCGAACCAGACGTAGAGCGGGCGCATACGCGTGCCCATGGCCAGCGAGGCGAACATCGTCTTGTCGGGGAGCTCCGCGAGGAAGATCAGCCCGAAGGCGGTGAGGATCGCCAGGGGGTCGAGATGCATTCCGGGTGGCTTTCTGTGAGAGCCGGGCCCCGGGCCTTCCGCGAAGTGCCACAGGGGCTTTTCGGAGGACCACTCGGCCCGGCACGACGGCGGCGCCCGCAGGACGCGGGCGTGTCATACCTGACCGAAGGTCTCGCCCACCCGTAAGGATCTACGAGCCCGGCCACCGGGAACCCGAGGGCTCCAGTGTGTCGACGACCGGTTTGCGGGGCTACTCCCCTTCGCAGCCGTCAACACTACCCCACCCGACCTGCGGGGCGGCCGCTCGGTACAGTCCTACGGTGATCATCCGCGCCGTCCCCCGGAGTGCACCCGTATGAGCCGCCGTCCTCGCAAGGCCGCCGCGGCCGGGCCCTCCCGCCCCACCGTCAGCGTCTGCCGGGGCTGCTGCTGCGGCACCGGGAAGATCCCCGGAGTGGACCACGCGGGCCAGCTCGCGCAGCTGCGGCAGTCCCTCGACGGGGCCGCGACCGTCCGCGCGGTGGAGTGCCTCGACGCGTGCGAGCACGGCAACGTCATCGTCGTACAGCCCTCCGCCGAGGGGCGCCGCGCGGGCGGCCGCCCCGTATGGCTCGGGCTGGTCAACGACCCGCACGCCGTCTCCGACATCGCCACGTGGGCGGGGGAGGGCGGACCCGGCCTCGCGGACCCGCCGGAGATCCTCGACCTGTACGCCTTCAGCCCCTCGCGCCGGATCCGGGCCGGACTGGACGGCGAAGGCGCGTGACGGACCGGGCACACGGCGGGAGCGGGGCGAGGAACCGGCTGACCCGCGTGGCGTCGGTGCTTGCGCTCGGCGCGCTGCTGAGCGGATGCGGGTCCGCTCCCCCGCACACGGGGCCTCCCGCAGCCGGGGACGGGCCCTTCTGGCAGGCCGAGTTCGACGGGGCCGCGGGCACCCGGCCCCCGGAGGGATCCTGGACGACCGAGACGGGGAACCGGGACGCCGAGGGCTGGGGCAACGACGAGCTGCAGTACTACACGGACGACGCGGCCAACTCCGCCCTCGACGGCGCCGGCCACCTCGTGATCTCCGCCCGGCCCGCCCCCGCAGGGTCCGAGCTGCCCTGCTGGACGCGGGAGTTCTGCACCTGGACGTCGGCCCGCCTGACCACCGAGGGCAGGACCGCACTCACGCACGGACGCGTGGAGGTCCGCGCGAAGCTGCCCACCGGCACCGGACTCCTGCCGGCGATCTGGATGCTGGGCGACAACGGGGTCGAGTGGCCCGGACAGGGCGAGATCGACATCTGCGAGGTGGTCGGCGGGGAACCGCGCACGGTGTACGGCACCGCGCACGGGCCGACCTACTTCAACGAGAACGGGATCGGCGGCTCCACCCCCCTCGCGGCCGACGCCTCGGAGGGGTTCCACACCTACGCCGTCGACAAGCGACCGCGCCGCATCACCTGGTCCGTCGACGGGGAGCCGTACTTCACGCTGACCCCGTCGACGCTGCCCTCACCCCGTGACTGGGTCTTCGAACAGGACATGCACCTGTTGCTCAACATCGCCGTCGGAGGCGACTGGCCCGGCCCCCCCGACACCTCGACGCCGTCCCCCGCGTCGATGACGGTCGACTACGTGCGCTTCTACGGCACGGGCCGCGCATGACCGGCCGGCGGACCCGTCACCCCCGGTCCGCGGAGAGCCGCTCCAGCAGCGCGGGCAGGGCCGTCCCGATGGGTTCGCGGACGGTCTCCTCGGCCAGTTCGTCGTAGGGCGTCGGCTCGGCGTTGACGACGACGAGCCGTGCGCCGTGCTCCACCGCGATCCCCGCCAGCGAGGCCGCGGGCTGCACCTGGAGCGTCGTACCCACGGCGATGAACACCTGGCAGGCCTTGGTGACCGCCATGGCCTCGGCGAGCACCCGCGGATCCAGGCGCTCACCGAACATCACCGTCGCCGGCTTCAGGATCCCGCCGCATACCGTGCACGGCGGGTCCGTCTCTCCGGCGTCGAGGCGGGCCAGCGCGTCCGCCGTCGCCGACCGGGCGTGGCACCGGGTGCAGACCACCTCGTGCGCGGTGCCGTGGAGCTCCACGACCTTGCGGGCGGAGAGCCCCGCCCGCTGGTGCAGCCCGTCGATGTTCTGCGTGAGGACCCGGACCGGGGTACCGGACCGTTCGAGCGCGGCCACCGCGCGATGGGCGGCGTTCGGCTCGGCGCCCCACGCCGCCGCGTCGCGGCGCATCAGCCAGGACCGGCGGCGGATCTCCGGATCGGACATGTAGAAGTCGTAGGTGACGAGCTTCTCCGCCTCCGGGTCCTTCCGCCAGAGGCCCTGGGGCCCGCGGTAGTCGGGGATGCCGGAGTCCGTGGAGATGCCGGCGCCGCTGAGGATCGCGACGAGAGTCATGGCCCGAGCCTACGGACGGCCCGGTCCCGCCGCGATGACATTTCCGCGGGCGCCCCCTAGGGTCCACGCATGGCCACAGTGAACGTCAGTCTGGACGCGGAACTCGTCGTGGAGGTCATGGTGCTCGCGGGGGTCGGAAACCCGCAGGACGCCGTCGAACTCGTCGTGCGCGACTACATCGCGCGCGGCCACCGCACCGAGGCACGGGCCGCCGCGCAGGACGACGCGCGGCGGGAGGCCGACGCCAGGCCGCAGGACCCCCAGGGCTGACCCCTCAGGCCGGCACCCTGACGCCGTCCTCCAGCTCGGCCGCACCCGTGCCGGAGTCCAGTACGTCCAGCGCCGCCGCGATACGCCGCCCGAGCCGGTCGGAGAGGTGACCGGCGAGGTCGGCGCGGTCCACCAGCCGCCAGGAGAGCAGCTCGTCCTCCTGGATCCGGATCGCGGCCAGCTCCTCCCGCGCCAGCACACCGCCGTCGTAGACGTACGCGACGATCGGCGGGCGGGCCTCGCCGCGCGCCCAGTCCACCGCGAGCAGCCGGCCGGGCGCGCGGTCGAGACCGATCTCCTCCGCCGTCTCGCGGCGGGCGGCCTGTCGGGGACTCTCGCCGTCGCCCGACTCGACGGTGCCGCCGGGGAGCGCCCAGTCCTCCCGGTAGTTCGGCTCGACGAGCAGGACCCGTCCCCGCTCGTCCCTGAAGAGGGTGGCGGCCGCGGCCAGTACACGGGGGAGCCCTGCGATGTAGGTGGCGTAGTCAGAGGTGGTCACGGACGCAGCGTAGGCGGCGCAGACGTGGTTCCGGACAGCCATGGGCAGATCAGGGGTGGTCCGGATAGGGTCGGGGCGGCGCGACTGCACGTTCGAAAGCAAAGGGATACAAGGTGACGGACGGAGCAGTGATGGAGACCCCCCACGTGCTCGTGGCGGCGGACAAGTTCAAGGGCTCACTGACGGCCGTGGAGGTCGCGGAGCGTGTGACGGCCGGGCTGCGGCGCGTCGTCCCCGGGCTGAGGGTCGAGACCCTGCCCGTCGCGGACGGCGGCGACGGCACGGTCGCGGCGGCGGTGGCCGCCGGATTCGAGCGCCGTGAGACGCGGGTGACCGGGCCGCTCGGTACCCCGGTGAGCGCGGCGTACGCGGTGCGCGACAGCACCGCCGTGGTCGAGATGGCGGAGGCCTCCGGCCTCCAGCACCTGCCCGCGGGGGAGTTCGCCCCGCTCACGGCGACCACGTACGGCTCCGGGGAGCTGCTGGCGGCCGCGCTCGACGCCGGCGCCCGGACGATCGTGTTCGGCGTCGGCGGCAGCGCGACGACCGACGGCGGCGCGGGCATGCTCGCCGCGCTCGGAGCACGCTTCCTGGACGGCGACGGCAAGCCCGTCGGCCCCGGCGGCGCCGCACTCGCGGAGCTGGCCGAGGCCGACCTGTCGGGGCTCGACCCCCGGCTCGCCGGGATCGACCTCATCCTGGCCAGCGACGTGGACAACCCGCTGACCGGCCCGAAGGGCGCCCCGGAGGTCTACGGGCGGCAGAAGGGTGCCACCGAGGACGACATCGCGGTCCTCGACGCGGCGCTCGCCCACTACGCCTCCGTGCTGGGGCCCGAGACCGCCGAGCTGCCCGGAGCGGGCGCCGCCGGAGGCATCGGCTACGGCGCGCTGGTCGCGCTGGGCGCACGCTTCCGGCCCGGCATCGAGGTCATGCTCGACGTCCTGGGCTTCGCCCCCGCGCTGGCCCGCGCCACGCTCGTCGTCACCGGCGAGGGCTCGCTCGACGAGCAGACCCTGCACGGCAAGGCCCCCGCAGGGGTCGCCGCCGCGGCGCGCACCGCGGGCGTGGAGGCCGTCGCCGTGTGCGGACGCCTCGCCCTGCCGCCGGAGGCGCTGGGCAGGGCGGGGATCCGCCGGGCCTACGCCCTGACGGACCTGGAGCCGGACCCCGCGGTCTGCATGGCGCAGGCCGGCCCCCTGCTGGAACGCGCGGCCGAGGCGATCGCCCGCGACTTCCTGTCCTGACGCACCACCGTGAGGGGGCGCCCGCCGGGCGCCCCCTCACGGCTGCGGTGCCGTCAGCCTGAAGGCGTCCAGCGCCAGCATCATCTCGACCAGCTCGCGCGGCCGTGACAGCGACCGTGAGGTCAGCCGCTCCAGCCGGCGCAGCCGGTTGAGCACGGTGTTGCGGTGGCAGTACAGCCTCCCCGCGGCCCTCCCCGCCGACCCCCCGCACTCCAGCCACGCCTCCAGCGTGCGCATCAGCAGCGCCCGGTCCGCCGGGTCCAGGTCCAGCAGCGGGCCGAAGACATCCGCGACCAGCCGCGCCGACAGCTCGGGCTGGCTCACCACGAGCGCCGTGGGCAGCCGCTCCTCCAGCCGCACGATCTCCGTCGTGCCCGGCGGACAGGTCAGCAGGGCCACCTCCGCCAGCCGGCGCGCGTCCCCCAGCCCGGCCAGGCCGTCGGCCACCGGGCCGATCCCGCCGGGACCGGGACACCACCGCACCAGCAGCCCGGCGAGCACCGCCGGATCCCGGTCACCCAGGGCGACGACGACGACCTCGCGGTCCGCCCTCCTCCGCCGGAGGAACCTCAGACCGTCCGCCTCCATGGCCACACCCGCCGGCGCGCCCCCGCCCGGCCGCAGCACCGCCACCGCGTAACGGCCCTGCTCCGGCAGGCCCAGACTGTGTGCCGCGTGCGCCGCGAGGTCCGGCTCCGACCGGCCCTCCAGCAGGGCGTCGAGCAGTGCACGGCCCCGCTCGTCACTGCGCCCCCGCATGTCTTCGCTCCGTTCCGCAGCCGAGCCGCTCATGGCTGGTGAGGATGCCACCGGCCGTGCCGGGGACGACAGGGCATCACCTCCCTCTGTGCGCCCGCACAACGGGGCCCCTCGAAGACTGGTCACCCGCAGCGATTGCGCCCCGGACCGTGGACGCGCGCCGCGCCCGCTGCTGGTCTGTGGCACCACAACGACCAGTCGGAAGGAGGAGGACGCATGGCAACGCTCGAGATCCGCGAACTGTCCGTGGGCTACGGCCCGGTACGGGCACTGCGCGACGTCTCCGTCGACGTGCCGGCCGGCGCGATCACCGCAGTACTCGGTGGCAACGGCGCCGGCAAGACCACGCTGCTGCGGGCCGTATCGCGGACCCTCGGCTTCCACCGCGGGACGGGCACGGGCACCATCCGCTTCGACGGCCGTCCCCTGGACGGGCTCCGCCCCGCCCAGGTGGTGGCGGCGGGAGTGATCCAGGTACCGGAAGGGCGGCAGGTGTTCGCCCGGATGACGGTGGCGGACAATCTGCGGGCGGGCGCCCTCGGGGCACGCGGCGGGCGCAAGGCCGCGGCCGACGCCCTCCGGCGCGTACACGAACTGTTCCCGGTGCTCTCCCAGCGCGCACACCAGCGGGCCGGGCTGCTGTCCGGAGGAGAGCAGCAGATGCTGGCGATGGGCCGCGCCCTGATGGCCGGGCCCCGCCTGCTGCTGCTCGACGAGCCGTCCCTCGGCCTCGCGCCCCTGATGGCGGCGAAGATCGCCGAGACGATCCAGGAGATCAACGCAAGCGGCACCTCCGTCATGCTCGTCGAGCAGAACGCGGCCATCGCGCTGCGGCTCGCCTCCACGGCGTACGTCCTGGACGTCGGCGAGGTCGCGCTCGACGGCCCGGCCGACGAGCTCGCCGCCTCCGACGAGGTACGCCGCCGCTACCTCGGCGTCGTCGACGAGACGGCCGCCGAGGACGCCGCACAGGCGGAAGGCAGCACCCGCACCCTGAGCAGGTGGTCCGCGTGACGGCCGCCCCGGCGCCCCTCGCCGTCCGCGACGTGACCGTGCGCTTCGCCGGGCTCACCGCCCTCGACGCGGTGTCCTTCACCGTCGAACCGGGCAGCGTGCACGCGGTCATCGGACCCAACGGAGCAGGCAAGTCCACCACCTTCAACGTGCTCTCCGGCGTCTACCGCGCCACCTCGGGAAGCGTGCACCTCGGTGACACCGAACTCACCGGTCTCGCCCCGCACCGGATCGCCGACCTCGGCGTGGCCCGCACCTTCCAGAACCTGGCCCTGCCGCCGCACGCCACCGTCGCCGAGAGCCTCATGCTCGGCCGCCACCGGCTCACCCGCGCCGGGTTCGTGGCCTCCGGGCTGCGGCTGCCGTCCGCCACCCGTGAGGCGCGGCTGCACCACGAACGCGTGCGGGAGATCGCCGGGTTCATCGGTCTGGAGAAGGAACTCGACTTCCCCGCGGGCGCGCTCCCGTACGGGAAGCAGAAGCTCGTCGAGCTCGGCCGCGCCCTGTGCATGGAGCCGGAGGTCCTGCTCCTGGACGAGCCCATCGCGGGGATGACGGCCGACGAGCGCCGCCGCACCGCGGCCGTCGTCGCCGGCGTACGCGACAGTCTCGGCATCTCGATCGTCATGGTCGAACACGACATGGGGGTGGTGATGCGGCTCGCGGACGCCGTGACCGTACTCGACTTCGGACGCAGGATCGCGGGGGGCACGCCCGCCGAGGTGCAGAACGACCCGGCCGTCGTGCAGGCCTACCTGGGGGCACAGGAATGACCACCTTCATCGAACTCCTCCTCGGCGGACTGTCCATCGGCTCGGTCTACGCGCTGATCGCCCTGGGCTTCGTCGTCATCTTCAAGGCGACCGAGGTCGTCAACTTCGCCCACGCCTCCCTGCTGCTCGCCGGCGGTTACGTCACCGCGGTGCTCCACGACGACATCGGCTTCTGGCCTGCTCTCGCCGTCGGGATCGCCGGAGCGGCGGTCGTCGGGTCGGCGGTCGAGTTCTTCGTGATGCGCCGTTACCGGGGGAGCGACCAGAGCGTCCTGGCCATCGTCACCATCGGTGTCGACATCCTCCTCACCACCGAACTCACCCGGCGCATGGGGACGGACGTCATGGCCCTGGGCGACCCGTGGGGCGACGACGTCGTCACGATCGGCGGCGTCACCCTCGCCGAGACGCGCATCGCGGCGTTCCTCGTCGCGGGGCTGCTGATCACCGTGTTCCTGCTCGCCTTCCGCTTCACCTCGTGGGGCGTGTCGATGCGGGCCGCAGCCGAGAACCCGCAGACCGCCGCCCTGATGGGCATCCGGCTCGGCAGGGTCTCGCTCTCCGCCTGGGCGGTCGCAGGAGCCCTCGCCGCGGTCGCCGCGCTCTTCCTCACCGTGTTCCCGACCCCCGGCCTCGAACGCGCCACCTCACTCGCCGCGCTCAAGGCGTTCCCCGCCGCGATCCTCGGCGGCCTCGACTCGACGACCGGGGCGCTCGTCGGCGGGCTCCTCGTCGGTGTCACCGAATCACTCGCCACGGGCTACCAGAGCGACCTCTCCTTCCTCGGACGCGGCATCGGTGATCTCGCTCCGTACCTGGTGATGGTGGTCGTCCTGCTCGTCCGGCCGGCGGGACTCTTCGGTACGAAGGAGCTGTCCCGTGTCTGAAGCCACCAAGGACGCCACCGCGCCCGCCCCCGCGGCGGCCCCGCCCGCCACCGGGACGCCGCTCGCCGGCCGGCTGCGCCGCCCCGCTCCCTACCTCTGGCTGGCCGGGTCGGTCCTGCTCCTCCTGTTCCCGTTCTACCTGGACCGGTTCTGGCTCCAGGCAGGACTGTTCGCGATGGCGGCGGCGATCGGTGCCATCGGGCTCAACCTGCTCACCGGCTCCACCGGCCAGCTCTCCATGGGGCACGCCTTCTTCCTGGCGGTGGGCGCGTACGGCTACTGCATCCTGGCGGGCGGGAGCAGCACGGAGAACGGCCACGCCCTCACCGGCCTCGGCCTGCCCACCTGGCTCGCGGCGATCCTCGCCGTGCTCCTGGCGGGAGCCGCCGGCGGGCTCTTCAGCCCCATCGCGGGGCGGCTCAGCGGCGCCTACCTCGGGATCGCCACGCTCGCGCTGATCTTCATCGGCCAGCACGTGCTCTTCAACGCGGGCTCGCTCACCGGCGGCTTCAACGGCCGTCCCGTTCCCCCGCTCTCGCTCTTCGGGTTCACCTTCGACGACGCCGAGGTGGTCGTCGCCGCGGTGCCCTTCCAGTCGTCCGAGAAGCTCTGGTACCTGGCGCTGGCGGCCCTTCTCGCCAGCGGGCTCTTCGCCCGCGGGGTGCTGCGCGGCCGGCCCGGACGCGCGATGAACGCCATCCGGGACCACCGGATCGCGGCGGGCGTGATGGGCGTGCCGGTGGCCCGGTACCGGGCCGGTGTCTTCGTCCTGTCCTCCATGTACGCGGGCCTCGCGGGCGTCCTGCTCGCGCTGGTCTTCCAGCGGACCGTGCCGGAGTACTTCGGCATGATCCTGTCCCTCGAATACCTCGCCATGATCGTCATCGGCGGGCTGGGCAGCGTCGCGGGAGCCGTCATCGGCGCCGCGTTCGTGTCGCTGCTCCCTCAGGTGCTCACCCACTACAGCGACTCCCTCCCCCTGGTGTCCGCCCCTGGTACGGGCGGCATCGCACCGGGGGAGGCGTCCCGCTACCTGTACGGCGCCGCGGTCGTCGCGGTCGTCCTGTTCCTGCCCGGCGGCATCGCGCGTCTGAAGAATCCAGGGGAGAAGAAGAAATGAAGCTACGTGTTGTCGGAGCCGTCGTCGCGGCTCTCACCCTCACCCTCGCGGGATGCAGCGAGAAGGCGAAGTCGTCGGACGACGGCGCCGCCGACAAGAACGGTGTGAAGGCCGGTGAAGGGGTCACCGACTCGAAGATCACCCTCGGGGCCCTCACCGACATGACCGGGGTGTACGCCTCGCTCGGCAAGAGCGTCACCCAGGCCCAGCAGCTCTGGGTGAAGGAGACCAACAAGGCCGGCGGCATCTGCGACCGGCAGATCGAACTGACCGTCCGCGACCACGCGTACGACCCGCAGAAGGCGATCGGCGCCTACACCGAGCTGGAACCGAACGTGCTGGGCTTCACCCAGTTCATCGGCTCCCCGTTCGTCGCCGCGGTCGAGTCGCGCATCGACGGACAGGACAAGGGCATCGTCCTGCCCCAGGCCTGGTCGGCGAATCTCGTCGGGTCGAAGTACGTCCGGGTCATCGGCGCCACCTACGACGTCGAGACGATCAACCTGATCGACTTCCTCCTGGACGAGAAGCGCATCGCCAAGGGCGACAAGATCGGTCACGTCTACTTCGAGGGCGACTACGGCGAGAACGCCCTGGCCGGCTCGAAGCACGCGGCGAAGGAAGCGGGCCTGACCGTCGTCGAGCAGAAGATCAAGCCGACCGACAACGACATGACCGCCCAGGTCTCCGCGCTCAAGCAGGCCGGTGTGAAGGCGATCGTCCTCAGCGCGGGACCGCGCCAGGCCGCCTCGCTGGTCGGTGTGGCCGCGGCCACGGGCTTCGACGTCCCGGTGGTGGGCAACAACTCGGCATACGCCCCGCAGCTCCTGGCCACGCCCGCGGGCCCGGCACTGCAGAAGGACTACTACATCGGTTCCTCCACGCTGCCCATCGGTGACGCGGCCGCCGGTCCGTCGAAGCTCGCCAAGGCGTACGCGGCC contains:
- a CDS encoding AlkA N-terminal domain-containing protein produces the protein MHTDTERCVRAVRSKDARFDGWFFTAVLTTRIYCRPSCPVVPPKARNMTFYPSAAACQQAGFRACKRCRPDTSPGSPEWNSRADSVARAMRLIQDGVVDREGVPGLASRLGYSARQIERQLLAELGAGPLALARSQRAQTARVLIETTGLPMAEVAFAAGFSSVRTFNDTVREVFAHAPGELRARAARGARLPGTTAPGIITLRLPYRAPLTPSNLFGHLAATAVPGVEEWREGAYRRTLTLPHGHGIVALAPRAGHIDCRLSLTDPRDLTQAISRCRRLLDLDADPVAVDEELRADPLLAPLVDAAPGRRVPRTVDAAEFAVRAVLGQQVSTAAARTHAARLVRAHGVPVEDPEGGLTHLFPTSGALAGLDPGTLALPRSRRATLTGLVSALADGSLHLGEGADWERSRAELAALPGFGPWTVEVVAMRALGDPDAFLPTDLGIRRAAEQLGLPATPAALTARAARWRPWRAYAVQYLWTVDDHPINHLPA
- a CDS encoding methylated-DNA--[protein]-cysteine S-methyltransferase; translated protein: MTTASTVTRQHTVIDSPYGDLTLVATDGVLSGLYMTGQRHRPAEETFGVPDPGPFLEAARQLDAYFAGGLTEFDLPLRLEGTPFQRGVWAELVRIPYGETRSYGELADRLGKPGASRAVGLANGRNPVGIIVPCHRVVGASGSLTGYGGGLDRKQRLLSFERGTEDEVPALF
- a CDS encoding TMEM165/GDT1 family protein, which gives rise to MHLDPLAILTAFGLIFLAELPDKTMFASLAMGTRMRPLYVWFGTSSAFIVHVAIAVGAGGLIGLLPDWIVKLVSAVLFAFGAFMLLRSGGGDDDEDEEVKTVTGFWPVYSTAFMAVFISEWGDLTQITTANLAASNGAWSTAIGSAIALMSVSALALLAGRFIAKRVPLKTVQRIGGVCMLGLAIWSVVEIFTG
- a CDS encoding (2Fe-2S) ferredoxin domain-containing protein is translated as MSRRPRKAAAAGPSRPTVSVCRGCCCGTGKIPGVDHAGQLAQLRQSLDGAATVRAVECLDACEHGNVIVVQPSAEGRRAGGRPVWLGLVNDPHAVSDIATWAGEGGPGLADPPEILDLYAFSPSRRIRAGLDGEGA
- a CDS encoding glycoside hydrolase family 16 protein: MASVLALGALLSGCGSAPPHTGPPAAGDGPFWQAEFDGAAGTRPPEGSWTTETGNRDAEGWGNDELQYYTDDAANSALDGAGHLVISARPAPAGSELPCWTREFCTWTSARLTTEGRTALTHGRVEVRAKLPTGTGLLPAIWMLGDNGVEWPGQGEIDICEVVGGEPRTVYGTAHGPTYFNENGIGGSTPLAADASEGFHTYAVDKRPRRITWSVDGEPYFTLTPSTLPSPRDWVFEQDMHLLLNIAVGGDWPGPPDTSTPSPASMTVDYVRFYGTGRA
- a CDS encoding SIR2 family NAD-dependent protein deacylase → MTLVAILSGAGISTDSGIPDYRGPQGLWRKDPEAEKLVTYDFYMSDPEIRRRSWLMRRDAAAWGAEPNAAHRAVAALERSGTPVRVLTQNIDGLHQRAGLSARKVVELHGTAHEVVCTRCHARSATADALARLDAGETDPPCTVCGGILKPATVMFGERLDPRVLAEAMAVTKACQVFIAVGTTLQVQPAASLAGIAVEHGARLVVVNAEPTPYDELAEETVREPIGTALPALLERLSADRG
- a CDS encoding type II toxin-antitoxin system VapB family antitoxin; translated protein: MATVNVSLDAELVVEVMVLAGVGNPQDAVELVVRDYIARGHRTEARAAAQDDARREADARPQDPQG
- a CDS encoding NUDIX hydrolase, with the translated sequence MTTSDYATYIAGLPRVLAAAATLFRDERGRVLLVEPNYREDWALPGGTVESGDGESPRQAARRETAEEIGLDRAPGRLLAVDWARGEARPPIVAYVYDGGVLAREELAAIRIQEDELLSWRLVDRADLAGHLSDRLGRRIAAALDVLDSGTGAAELEDGVRVPA
- a CDS encoding glycerate kinase, coding for METPHVLVAADKFKGSLTAVEVAERVTAGLRRVVPGLRVETLPVADGGDGTVAAAVAAGFERRETRVTGPLGTPVSAAYAVRDSTAVVEMAEASGLQHLPAGEFAPLTATTYGSGELLAAALDAGARTIVFGVGGSATTDGGAGMLAALGARFLDGDGKPVGPGGAALAELAEADLSGLDPRLAGIDLILASDVDNPLTGPKGAPEVYGRQKGATEDDIAVLDAALAHYASVLGPETAELPGAGAAGGIGYGALVALGARFRPGIEVMLDVLGFAPALARATLVVTGEGSLDEQTLHGKAPAGVAAAARTAGVEAVAVCGRLALPPEALGRAGIRRAYALTDLEPDPAVCMAQAGPLLERAAEAIARDFLS
- a CDS encoding PucR family transcriptional regulator, whose product is MRGRSDERGRALLDALLEGRSEPDLAAHAAHSLGLPEQGRYAVAVLRPGGGAPAGVAMEADGLRFLRRRRADREVVVVALGDRDPAVLAGLLVRWCPGPGGIGPVADGLAGLGDARRLAEVALLTCPPGTTEIVRLEERLPTALVVSQPELSARLVADVFGPLLDLDPADRALLMRTLEAWLECGGSAGRAAGRLYCHRNTVLNRLRRLERLTSRSLSRPRELVEMMLALDAFRLTAPQP
- a CDS encoding ABC transporter ATP-binding protein; translation: MATLEIRELSVGYGPVRALRDVSVDVPAGAITAVLGGNGAGKTTLLRAVSRTLGFHRGTGTGTIRFDGRPLDGLRPAQVVAAGVIQVPEGRQVFARMTVADNLRAGALGARGGRKAAADALRRVHELFPVLSQRAHQRAGLLSGGEQQMLAMGRALMAGPRLLLLDEPSLGLAPLMAAKIAETIQEINASGTSVMLVEQNAAIALRLASTAYVLDVGEVALDGPADELAASDEVRRRYLGVVDETAAEDAAQAEGSTRTLSRWSA
- a CDS encoding ABC transporter ATP-binding protein, whose translation is MVRVTAAPAPLAVRDVTVRFAGLTALDAVSFTVEPGSVHAVIGPNGAGKSTTFNVLSGVYRATSGSVHLGDTELTGLAPHRIADLGVARTFQNLALPPHATVAESLMLGRHRLTRAGFVASGLRLPSATREARLHHERVREIAGFIGLEKELDFPAGALPYGKQKLVELGRALCMEPEVLLLDEPIAGMTADERRRTAAVVAGVRDSLGISIVMVEHDMGVVMRLADAVTVLDFGRRIAGGTPAEVQNDPAVVQAYLGAQE